TTGTTAGTGTCCTTGAAAAAGTGGGCATGGAGCTGCGAAAGTGCGGGAATTGTGTTGCTGTTAGGAGACTTGATAATTTATGCCAACATAACAGTaagtatttgtaattttttaataagagTATATTCagtatattaacttataaaaaatatcGAACATATATGGAGTACTTGTCACAGGAACTATCTTTTTGAAATTACAGAATTTACGTAAACAACAGGCATTATTTCTTTGGTCTCCTGGAAATTCAGTCCAAGCTTTGGTCCCCTGGAAATGCAGTACAAAATCTATACTGGACCTTATATTAAAGAACTATCAATGGTGTTATAAACAGAAATGCCACATACATTTATCAGAAGGTAAAACAATGCAAATGTCTCCATCAAATAATATAACCATAATCACTTCAGCACATCACAGTCACTTCCAagccattaaaaacaataaatactgaTAGGAACAATGAGACAATACCATGTTTTTCACATGCAGGTCTTTTTAAAACCTAATTTTATGAACTGTCACCAGCCCACATTTAGAGAACTAGCAAAATTAACAATATATTAAAGCTTCAATTCATCCTGTGTTAACAAGGTACTTCTAGTTTTGAAATTTGATAAAGACAATAAAAttgattacaaaattttaaaaattgatttcTAAATTATATCCAATCCAGTTACTTTATGcacaataataaaaaatagaacatgaatacaatcagtaacaaacataaaatgtttaaaatgaaacaaaactacAGTAATATTCTTCAGTAACATCTGTAACTCTCATGCACACAATGAGAATGATAAAATGCCAGCAACcggattaaaatttttaaatgcatgTCAGTATATAGATACTTTGGCACACATAATCTTTAACTTATTCTCTCTCTCTGCACTAGCTACACACGAAGTCAGTGTTTTTAATAATATCACAACTGACACCCTGTCAATCACAAGTTTTGTGGAATACAAGGTTTAACAAACTCTGAAAATTAATTACTGATCATAAACACCATCACATACGAACAGCAACATCGGAGTGTGAAAGAGGTAAGCTTCACCGTAAATGATAACGGCGTCAACTATATTTCCTTTGAGGCACAACAGTAAGTGGAAATGCTGCAGCCAGCAATACTCCACAAAAAGAACTCGCTACAGATAATAATGGTACAGATGAAGGTCCTAAGTATTCAAGCACTGCACCTGAACATAGTGGAGCAATTAAACGAGCAATTGATGAAATGCTGTTACTGGCTCCAGTAACAGAACCTCTCTTATTGGGATCTGTTCTGTTTATGATCATTTTGGTACTAAGAATCcgtagcaaagaaaatgaaaagctTAATGGtataagaaagaaaacaaaaatatttaactgCTCTACAACACTTACAGCAAAAAATGCAAAAGACAGCAACAAGAAACCAAGCAGTACAAGAGACTTGGTTTTCCAGTTTCTGAAAAGAAACCCTTCAATCCAACTCACTGAAAATGCACAAATAGCACCAATCATACCTTGAAATGATATGGTATACCCTACCCATTTTGGAGTAAGATCAAATTTTTCTTGTACAGTGCTAGAATAATTGGAGTAGAATACTTTTTGTGcaaaagataaaagaaattttataataaataaatcCCAGTAAAAAGACCAATCTACTTCTGTAAGTTCTGCTACTATTTTTAACACTCCAGTTTTTGTAGGCTTAATTTGTGTCTCCAACACTGGTGCAGAATTAGATTTTTCTGCAGTCCACAGGTATTTGTATACTATGCCTGGAAAAAAAGCACAAATATAGAATTTCAGTTTAAGTTTAAACAATCACAGACAACAAAAATTATGTAACAAATAGCTGCGTAGTATGTAAGAAATGCCTTTACATGCAACATATGGAAGGGATGAGAGTGCACATTTTTTTGGAGACTGGACTGCAGTGAGGAAAATTTCGATAGATTGTTACTGCCTGGATGTTAATAGTTGATATTTGCTAGGTAAAGAGTGAATTAATGAAGCACTTTGTTGTTGGCAGCCATCATAGTAATGCAATTATTTCAGTCCATCTCTGAGCATCCTTATGTGATGGCCAGTGTTGAATCTAATTCCCGATCAGCACTGGACCCAAAGAGAGCAGTACTGAAGGTAATGCTAAGCTCTGGTGAAATTTAACAACCTGCTTAATAATAGAGGTGTTGAGTTGTCTAAATTGCCTTTCAACTCTCCTATCAGGTGGGCAATTTACCTTTAGGCCTTAAATAATTGCAAGAGGAGTAATAGGTCAATATAATACCTAGACACAAAGCACATGTTGCTAGCATTACTAAGAGACTATTTCTCATGTTATATTATTGTGACTGTTTTCCTAGCTTTAAATGTGACCTTACACTGTGACAGGAAATATGAAAATCTATACTTTATGTATGTCATTGTACTCCATTAGGAAAGGGCAAGCAAGAGATATGCCTCAAAAGAAATTATACTTAAGATCCAGATTTGCAAATGTACTAAAACATGTTCATAATTAGCGATTGTCCCTTTAATGTAGGATATATTTGGATACACACACCTGTATGCATTCCTTACACTGCTCAAAACATTTTTGCAT
This Schistocerca nitens isolate TAMUIC-IGC-003100 chromosome 1, iqSchNite1.1, whole genome shotgun sequence DNA region includes the following protein-coding sequences:
- the LOC126234641 gene encoding major facilitator superfamily domain-containing protein 9-like yields the protein MYNKDKIKWLYVSSFLDMFAVGLAVPLLPAYMRNLGASHFMIGVSSSVYSGIQLLSGPLVGSWSDIYGRYQILMFVLAVCSVCYSFIGLTTALSTILFLRFVLGTFKHTQTLCRPLVAELAPPEFHSEMYGKMSAMSGIGFMVGPAIGGHLAELDGGMFLAFQLAALLFLLNTGIVYKYLWTAEKSNSAPVLETQIKPTKTGVLKIVAELTEVDWSFYWDLFIIKFLLSFAQKVFYSNYSSTVQEKFDLTPKWVGYTISFQGMIGAICAFSVSWIEGFLFRNWKTKSLVLLGFLLLSFAFFAVSVVEQLNIFVFFLIPLSFSFSLLRILSTKMIINRTDPNKRGSVTGASNSISSIARLIAPLCSGAVLEYLGPSSVPLLSVASSFCGVLLAAAFPLTVVPQRKYS